GTCGGCCTGTCCGGTCTGGCGTGCGAGCATGAACTCCTCGCGGATGGACTCGAACTCCTCGATCTTCTCCTGGGCCTGTTCGTCGTTCTCGACGGCCGCTTTGGCTTCGGCGAAGCGCTGGTACACGGGTAGCTGTGTGATCGCGTCGCCGAACTCGGCGGCGATCTCTTCGACGTGGCTGTCGACGGCCGGATCGGAGGTCTCGGACTCGATACTCATCTCTCCGTCCTTGGTGCTGGCCGCCTAAAGAGTTGCCGACCCGCCACTGGGGGAGCAGGCTTTTCAGGGTAGAGCGGCAAGTCAGTGTATGGCATTGACACTCGTCGGTGGCGCGATGCTCGCCGTTCTGGCCTTCGGATTCGTCGCGTTCGGTGACCGGATCGCAGATCGACTGGCGTCGGTCGACGACGCCACACAGGAGCTTCTCCTCGACGAGTCCTGATACTGCCGGCTGTCGGTCTGTCGCACGTCTCGCCACTACGAGTGGCGAACTCGCCGACGAACAGCGGATCGGCCACAGCGGAGACAGTGTCCGCACGGCCGGCGACACCGTCTGGAAGCGCGCTTGTTATACGCGCCGAGGCGCTATCCCGGTCCAATGAGTCAGGACCGCAGCGAGGGGGACCTCCGGGCGACTGGGCTCGCTCTCAAGCACGACCGCGAGTGGGACTACGAACTCGACCGCATCGTCGAGGAGGTCGCCGACCGCGACGCAGAGACCGTCGGACTCCAGTTCCCGGAAGGGCTGAAGCGCCGCGGACCGGCCGTCGCCGACGACCTCCGGGACGAACTCCCAGACGACACGCAGGTGATGATCTCGGGCCAGCCCTGTTACGGGGCCTGTGACCTGGACACGTATCTGATGCGCCGGACCGACGTGTTCGTTCACTTCGGCCACTCCCCGATGAAGGAGTCGGACAAGATCATCTACGTGCCGCTGTTCTCGAACGTCGACGTGTTCCCGATCATGGAGCAGGCCCTCGAATCGGAGCTTCCCGCTCCCGACGAGGACCCCGAGGTCGGGCTCGTGACGACGGCTCAGCACATGAACAAGTTCGACGAGATGCGCAGCTGGCTCGAAGAACGCGACTACGAGGTCCACACCCGCAAGGGCGACGATCGACTGACCCACGAGGGGCAGGTGCTCGGGTGCAACTACGCCAGCGCCGAGGTCGACGCCGACCAGATCCTCTACGTCGGCGGTGGGAAGTTCCACCCGCTCGGGCTGGCGATGGAACACCCCGACAAGAAGGTCGTCATCGCCGACCCGGTCAACAACGCCGTCCACGTCGCCGACACGGAGAAGTTCATGAAACAGCGGTACGCCTCGGTCCACAAGGCGATGGACGCCGAGCGATGGGGCGTCATCTTCTGTACGAAGATCGGACAGGGTCGCTGGGACCAGGCGACCGAGATCGTCGAGAACAACGACGACGCCTACCTCATCACCATGGACGAGGTGACGCCGGACCGCCTGACGAACTTCGGGATGGACGCCTACGTCAACACGGGCTGTCCGCGGATCACGACCGACGACGGCCCGCAGTTCAAGAAGCCGATGCTCACCCCCCAGGAGTACCGCATCGCCATCGGTGAGGAGGACCTGGAGGAACTCGCCTTCGACACCTTCCACGGCACCTGGTGACGCCGTCGGCCACCCGTCCGTGACGACCGCGGTGGCGAGGTCTCGGCCGCCAGTGGATTGAAACGGTGTCGTGCCCACTAGCTGGCATGGACTCCGAGGGCGGTGACGACACGGCCGACGCGTCGACGCGTCACCTCGAAGCGCTACAGGACCTCACGTCGGCGATGGCCGACGGGGACGGGGCCGTCGAAGAGCGCATCGAGCGCGTCCTCGAAGTCGGCTGCCAGCACCTCGGGTACCCGAGCGGATACCTCTCGGCAGTCACCGGCGACGAGTACGAGATCGCCGTCGCGGTCGGCGAAAACGCGGCCGACGCCGTCGGCGATACCTCGCCACTCGCCGAGACGTACTGCCGACACACGCTGTCTGACGGGGGTCTGTACACGATTCTCGATGTCGGTGAGAGCGCGCCGGACGATCCGGCCTACGACAGGTGGGGTCTGGAGACGTACGTCGGCGTCCCGATCGAGGTCGACAGCGAGACTTACGGGACGCTCTGTTTCGGGGACTCGTCGGACCCGAGATCGACGCTGGATCCCTGGCAGGGAGTGCTCCTCGATACGCTTCGACAGTGGGTCGAGTCGGAACTGGAACGCGAGCAGATCGCGTCGCTGCGGGATCGCAACGAACGACTCCTCGAAGCGACGTTCGACTCCCCGAACGTCTTCGCCGGGATCCTCGACCCGGACGGAACGGTGCTCCGTGCAAACGAGACGGCGCTCTCTTTCGCCGGGGTCGACATCGACGACGTGCGTGGCCGCCCCTTCCCGGAGACGCCCTGGTGGAACCACGACGACGAACAGCGGGCGCAGTGTCGCGACGCGATCGAGCGAGCCGAGCGCGGTGAGACCGTCGAGTTCGAGGGAACGCACGTCGGGGCCGACGGCACTCGCATCGAGACGGCCGTCACGGTCCGGCCGGTGTACGACGACGGAGCCGTCTCGGAGATCGTCGCGGAGGGGCTGGACATCACCGACCTGCAAAACAGGAAAGAGCAGATGGACTTCTTCAACGGGATCCTCCGACACGACATTCTCAACGGGATGAACGTCGTCCGGGCGCGGGCCGAGCGGCTCGAATCCGAGCTCGACGGGGAGCTCAACGACCACGCACAGACGATCCTGGAGTGGAGCGACGACATCGTCGAGCTGACCCAGAAGGTCCGATCGGTGCTGTCGACGCTGTCCGAAGACGGTCTGACAGACCCGGAACCGGTCGATCTGCGAGCGATGCTCGAAGCGGCGGCGACTCGGCCGACGAGCGCGGACCAGCACTGCTCGGTGTCGATCGACGTGCCGGCCGTGACCGTCGCTGGCGACGAACTCCTCGACGACGTGTTCGCCAACGTCATGCTCAACGCCGTCGAGCACACTGAATCGTCGCCGTCGATCGAGGTGACCGCGACCGAGAGCGCGGAGACGGTACAGGTCCGCATCGCGGACGACGGCCCGGGAATTCCGCCCGAACGGCGACCGTCGGTGTTCGAACGCGGTGCCCGGCGAAGCGGGTCGAGTGGCACCGGGTTCGGACTGTACTTCGTGGACGTGATGGTCGACTCCTACGGCGGCTCGGTCTGGATCGAAGAGAGCGACCGGGGTGGGACCGCCGTCGTGATCGAGCTGCCCCGTGCCGGATAGCCCACCAGTATATATTTGAGTCCAGGCGGTGGACAGGCCAACAATGGCCGATCGAGACGACGTGTGCGTTCTCGTCCCGACGTACAACGAGGCGGCGACGATCGGCGATGTCGTCGCCTCGTTCGTCGGACAGGGGTTCGAGCACGTACTCGTGATCGACGGCGGTTCCGACGACGGCACGCGCGAACTCGCCGCCGACGCCGGTGCGAGAGTCGTCGAGCAATCCGGCACCGGCGAGGGGTCCGGAAAGGGCCAGGCCGTGCGTGAAGCGCTCGACCGCTACGTCGAACAGCCCTACGTCCTCATGCTCGACGGCGACGCCACCTACCGGCCCGACGAGGCCGATCGACTGCTGGAGCCGCTGTTCGACGGGCGCGCGGAGCACGTCATCGGGAACCGCTTCGCAGACATGGAGCCCGGCGCGATGACCCGACTGAACCAGATCGGCAACGGGATCATCAACACGGCATTCTCGGTGATCCACGGCCGGGATCTGACGGACATCCTCACGGGCTATCGCGCGTTCACCCTGGAGTCGGTCAGGCAGTTCGACCTGACCGCCGACGGGTTCGGGATCGAGACGGAGATGGCCGTCGAGTGCGTCAAACAGGGGGTCTCGACGACGGTCGTGCCGATCACCTACCAGACCCGTCCGAACGACTCGGAGACGAATCTGGACCCGTTCAGCGACGGTGCGGTGATCATTCTGACGCTGTACCGGATGGCAAAGACGAATAATCCCCTGTTCTATTTCGGGAGCGTCGGCGTGGTGAGCGCACTGTCCGGGGTCGTGCTGGCGATCTACGTCGCCTACGAGTGGTTCGTCGTCGGCATCTCCCACGAGGTGATCGCGCTCGTCGCCGCCTCCGGGCTGCTCTTTGGCATCCAGTTGCTCATGTTCGGCGTGCTCTCGGACATGATCGTCGCGCTGAACCGCGAACAGACCCGGCGGCTGAGCGAGATCGCACGCCAGGTCGGCGACGAGTCGACCGCCGCCGACGTAGCCGACGACGCGGAGCCGAGCGCGGAGGGAGAATCCGACGGGGAGCGGGCCAGTTCGACCGGCCGCCCCTAGAAGGGGACCAGCGCCCGAAGCTGCGAGAGGAGACTGTTGCTCGTGGCTTCGCGTCGGGCCTCGAACACCGGGTGGAGGGTGTTGAGCAGTTCCTGCTTGTTCTCGAAGGTCGTCTTCGGGACCTGTTCGAGCGCCTCCGCGACCGTGATCGAGTGGCCCGTGGCGTCGAAGGGGACATCGCGGTGCCCGATCTCGGACCGGAGCGTCTGTTTGTCGGTCGGATACTCGATATCGGCGTCGCTCAGCGTTCCGTCGAGCGCGGCGATACCGAACTCGATCGCGTCCGGTTCGTCGCCGTCGTCGTCTGCCGGTGGCCGGACTCCCATCGAGTCAACAGTGGTACTTGCAGGTGGAAAAAGCTACGCTGTCGGGCCGCTCTCGTGTCATACAGATTATCGTCGGTGCGTACCGGCGATCGTCGCCACGAGGGAGATGACTACCGGGAAACCGCGACGAGAATCCGTCTCACTGCGTCTCGATCTCCGGCGTCGCGACGGCGTCGTCGAGCCACTCGTCGGCCCAGTCGCCGATCTCCTCGAACACCGGCGCGAGCGCCTCGCCCTTCTCGGTCAGCGTGTAGTAGGTCGCGACCGGCGCGGCCTCCTCGACGCGCCGGTCGACGAAGGAACGGTCCTGCAGGTCGTCGAGGACCCGCGAGAGGGTTCGGGAACTGGTGCCGGTCTCTCGCTTGAGTTCGTTGAACCGCTGTTCGCCGTCGAGCAGTTCGTACAGCACCGCCAGCCGCCACTTCGATCCGATCAGGTCGAACGATTCGACGACCTGGCAGGTCTCGTCTGGCTCCGGGGAAAACGTGGATGACATCGTTGGCTCACTCCCTCGTTGTCGCCAGCGAGATATATAGGTTCGGTTCCGAACCAGGT
Above is a genomic segment from Halomicrobium sp. LC1Hm containing:
- a CDS encoding YlbF family regulator, whose product is MSIESETSDPAVDSHVEEIAAEFGDAITQLPVYQRFAEAKAAVENDEQAQEKIEEFESIREEFMLARQTGQADQEALRELQAAQEELHDLPVMSEYLELQSELELRLQELNEVVSEQLVVDFGEKAGGCCED
- the dph2 gene encoding diphthamide biosynthesis enzyme Dph2; translation: MSQDRSEGDLRATGLALKHDREWDYELDRIVEEVADRDAETVGLQFPEGLKRRGPAVADDLRDELPDDTQVMISGQPCYGACDLDTYLMRRTDVFVHFGHSPMKESDKIIYVPLFSNVDVFPIMEQALESELPAPDEDPEVGLVTTAQHMNKFDEMRSWLEERDYEVHTRKGDDRLTHEGQVLGCNYASAEVDADQILYVGGGKFHPLGLAMEHPDKKVVIADPVNNAVHVADTEKFMKQRYASVHKAMDAERWGVIFCTKIGQGRWDQATEIVENNDDAYLITMDEVTPDRLTNFGMDAYVNTGCPRITTDDGPQFKKPMLTPQEYRIAIGEEDLEELAFDTFHGTW
- a CDS encoding ATP-binding protein is translated as MDSEGGDDTADASTRHLEALQDLTSAMADGDGAVEERIERVLEVGCQHLGYPSGYLSAVTGDEYEIAVAVGENAADAVGDTSPLAETYCRHTLSDGGLYTILDVGESAPDDPAYDRWGLETYVGVPIEVDSETYGTLCFGDSSDPRSTLDPWQGVLLDTLRQWVESELEREQIASLRDRNERLLEATFDSPNVFAGILDPDGTVLRANETALSFAGVDIDDVRGRPFPETPWWNHDDEQRAQCRDAIERAERGETVEFEGTHVGADGTRIETAVTVRPVYDDGAVSEIVAEGLDITDLQNRKEQMDFFNGILRHDILNGMNVVRARAERLESELDGELNDHAQTILEWSDDIVELTQKVRSVLSTLSEDGLTDPEPVDLRAMLEAAATRPTSADQHCSVSIDVPAVTVAGDELLDDVFANVMLNAVEHTESSPSIEVTATESAETVQVRIADDGPGIPPERRPSVFERGARRSGSSGTGFGLYFVDVMVDSYGGSVWIEESDRGGTAVVIELPRAG
- the aglJ gene encoding S-layer glycoprotein N-glycosyltransferase AglJ, which gives rise to MADRDDVCVLVPTYNEAATIGDVVASFVGQGFEHVLVIDGGSDDGTRELAADAGARVVEQSGTGEGSGKGQAVREALDRYVEQPYVLMLDGDATYRPDEADRLLEPLFDGRAEHVIGNRFADMEPGAMTRLNQIGNGIINTAFSVIHGRDLTDILTGYRAFTLESVRQFDLTADGFGIETEMAVECVKQGVSTTVVPITYQTRPNDSETNLDPFSDGAVIILTLYRMAKTNNPLFYFGSVGVVSALSGVVLAIYVAYEWFVVGISHEVIALVAASGLLFGIQLLMFGVLSDMIVALNREQTRRLSEIARQVGDESTAADVADDAEPSAEGESDGERASSTGRP
- a CDS encoding helix-turn-helix domain-containing protein, whose product is MSSTFSPEPDETCQVVESFDLIGSKWRLAVLYELLDGEQRFNELKRETGTSSRTLSRVLDDLQDRSFVDRRVEEAAPVATYYTLTEKGEALAPVFEEIGDWADEWLDDAVATPEIETQ